A region from the Ciconia boyciana chromosome 1, ASM3463844v1, whole genome shotgun sequence genome encodes:
- the CD2 gene encoding T-cell surface antigen CD2 has product MNFRRIFLVKCLLLLFPSVKCSITNWIYAAVNESALLSIAAAGSIYDATWLRDRKRLLQIKDKKVKYYVNKEQCRCKIFLNGTLQIEQVVKEDSGKYSVTVYQQDGKLKTEEDTMFIVQEPVPQPILSAECVNKTVSVKCEVKQKTKDETFIIELTQDKSKTMQKNATRLELHTRYSGTFRCVVKNQISRKTAEKVIKCSGQLDLYLILSIAGGAIFFVIVVILLIYCIRKKKAERLEDDDEERTTQARQADSEMVVRELPQLPCNPTPKQLRVQQRPLPQPQVQQQALPPRPRPRTQQRTPNHLRERP; this is encoded by the exons ATGAACTTTAGGAGGATTTTCCTAGTCAAGtgcttgctgcttttatttcccagtgTAAAAT GCTCCATCACCAACTGGATTTACGCGGCAGTGAATGAGTCGGCTCTTctcagcattgctgctgctgggagcatATATGATGCAACATGgctgagagacagaaaaaggttGCTTCAGATAAAAGATAAGAAAGTTAAGTACTATGTGAACAAGGAACAGTGCAGGTGTAAGATATTCCTAAATGGGACTTTGCAAATAGAGCAGGTGGTGAAAGAGGACAGTGGAAAGTACAGCGTGACTGTTTATCAACAAGATGGAAAATTGAAGACAGAAGAAGATACAATGTTCATTGTGCAGG aacCTGTCCCTCAGCCAATCCTCAGTGCTGAATGTGTGAATAAAACTGTATCTGTCAAATGTGAAGTGAAGCAGAAGACTAAAGATGAAACATTTATAATAGAACTGACTcaagataaaagcaaaacaatgcaaaagaaTGCAACAAGGTTGGAATTGCACACGCGGTATTCTGGGACATTCAGATGTGTTGTTAAGAACCAAATCAGCAGAAAAACGGCTGAAAAAGTAATTAAGTGCTCAG GCCAGCTGGACCTTTATCTCATCTTAAGCATAGCAGGAGGCGCAATCTTCTTTGTCATCGTTGtgattttgcttatttattgtatcaggaagaagaaagcagaaaggctaGAAGATGATG ACGAGGAGCGAACAACGCAGGCTCGCCAGGCAGACAGCGAAATGGTAGTGCGGGAGCTCCCTCAGCTGCCGTGCAACCCTACCCCGAAGCAGCTGCGTGTGCAGCAGCGGCCGCTGCCGCAGCCCCAGGTGCAGCAGCAAGCACTgcccccacggccccggccccgcactcAGCAGCGGACTCCAAACCACCTGAGAGAAAGACCTTGA